The Legionella sp. PATHC032 genome has a window encoding:
- a CDS encoding ISL3 family transposase, translating to MPKKDCILNLPGYSIKKVSGENPVFIEVTYRCVVRCVHCGNKKLRKKDSFIRRIRHESIGLRRSYLCIKAHKYYCSACGRYFNQRFPGIGKYQRASESLRKQVFHYHSKGVSQKDLARDLKLGKSTVERWYHYGYELRSKKIATRSCPRILGLDEHSFNRKVGYATTFCDLAKHKIFDVVEGRSEKDLESYLNTLEGKEKVQVVCIDLSSSYRKLIRRYFPNAMIVADRFHVIRLLNQFCLQTYQQIDPEMKYQRGLLAALRTNPNNLTVKRLNRRERYLQQQPVIAAIYYFKQRLHRLLMRKHRTAKQCTRLIPLFLKLVASLKESPFESLKTLGKTLYQWREEVVRMWRFTKNNGITEGFHRKMKLIQRRAYGFRNFENYRLRVKVLCS from the coding sequence ATGCCCAAGAAAGATTGTATCCTAAATTTACCGGGATATTCTATTAAAAAGGTGAGTGGGGAGAACCCGGTTTTTATCGAAGTCACTTATCGTTGTGTTGTTCGCTGTGTTCATTGTGGAAATAAGAAGTTACGTAAAAAAGACAGTTTCATAAGGCGAATACGCCATGAGTCGATTGGATTGCGTCGCAGTTACTTGTGTATTAAGGCTCATAAGTATTATTGTTCTGCTTGTGGTCGCTATTTTAATCAACGTTTTCCTGGGATAGGTAAATATCAAAGAGCCAGCGAGAGTTTGCGTAAACAGGTGTTTCACTATCATAGCAAAGGAGTCAGTCAAAAAGATTTGGCGCGCGACTTAAAGCTGGGTAAATCGACGGTAGAGCGCTGGTATCATTACGGTTATGAGCTTCGTTCCAAGAAGATAGCTACACGTTCTTGTCCTAGAATACTAGGCCTGGATGAGCATTCCTTTAATAGGAAAGTGGGTTATGCCACAACCTTTTGTGACTTGGCCAAACATAAAATATTTGATGTAGTTGAGGGGCGCTCAGAAAAGGACTTAGAGAGCTATCTTAATACCTTGGAAGGAAAAGAGAAAGTACAGGTAGTCTGTATTGACTTAAGCTCGAGTTACCGCAAGTTGATCAGGCGTTACTTTCCCAATGCCATGATTGTTGCCGATCGCTTTCATGTGATTCGTTTATTGAATCAATTCTGTTTGCAGACTTATCAGCAGATTGATCCCGAAATGAAGTATCAGCGAGGCCTCTTGGCCGCATTGAGAACTAATCCTAATAATCTCACGGTAAAGCGACTCAATAGACGAGAACGTTATTTGCAACAGCAGCCTGTCATTGCTGCAATATATTACTTTAAACAGCGATTACATCGGCTTCTCATGCGAAAACATCGCACCGCAAAGCAGTGTACGCGTTTAATACCTCTCTTTCTTAAACTGGTTGCCAGTCTGAAGGAAAGCCCTTTTGAATCACTCAAAACGTTAGGTAAAACATTATATCAATGGCGGGAAGAAGTGGTTAGAATGTGGCGGTTTACTAAAAACAACGGCATTACTGAGGGGTTTCATCGTAAGATGAAACTGATTCAACGGCGTGCTTATGGGTTTAGAAATTTTGAAAATTACAGGTTAAGGGTTAAAGTTTTGTGTTCTTGA
- a CDS encoding HNH endonuclease family protein: MKIELHKIPIRQVMVGYKDNAEEGVVAYEGKLDIRPKYQREFVYSGKQRDEVLETIKKNFPLNVMYWMVKENGNYEMLDGQQRTISIGQYVNGDFSIDNRYFHNLTIDEQNEILDYELMIYFCEGKDKERLEWFKVINIAGEKLTNQEIRNAVYTGPWLSNAKLKFSKTQCVAYLLSNDGGQLIKGSPIRQEYLETTLSWISGGKIEDYMAQHQHDPNADDLWLYFQNVIAWVREIFFNYRKEMRYVQWGELYNEFKDKKLNADKLEEEISALMQDEDVTKKSGIYHYVLSRQEKYLNIRSFTDKMKREAYEKQKGICSKCSKKFELKDMEADHIKPWHEGGKTIAENCQLLCKQCNRTKSGN; this comes from the coding sequence ATGAAAATTGAACTACATAAAATTCCGATCCGCCAAGTGATGGTTGGTTATAAAGATAATGCTGAAGAAGGAGTGGTTGCCTATGAAGGCAAGCTTGATATACGCCCAAAATATCAACGTGAGTTTGTTTATAGTGGTAAACAGCGTGATGAGGTCCTTGAGACTATCAAGAAAAATTTTCCGCTCAATGTGATGTATTGGATGGTGAAAGAGAATGGTAATTATGAAATGTTAGATGGACAACAACGAACGATTAGTATCGGACAATATGTAAACGGAGATTTTTCAATTGATAATCGCTATTTTCACAACCTAACAATTGATGAACAGAATGAAATTTTAGATTATGAATTAATGATTTATTTTTGTGAAGGCAAAGATAAAGAAAGATTAGAATGGTTTAAAGTTATTAACATTGCGGGTGAAAAACTGACTAACCAAGAAATACGCAATGCAGTTTATACTGGACCTTGGTTAAGCAATGCGAAGTTGAAATTTAGCAAAACTCAATGTGTAGCATATCTTTTGTCTAATGATGGTGGGCAACTAATTAAAGGCTCACCAATTAGACAAGAATATTTGGAAACTACCCTCTCATGGATAAGTGGGGGTAAAATTGAGGATTATATGGCTCAACATCAGCATGACCCCAACGCAGATGATTTATGGCTCTATTTTCAAAATGTAATTGCTTGGGTACGAGAGATCTTTTTCAATTATCGTAAGGAGATGAGATATGTACAATGGGGCGAGCTATACAATGAATTCAAAGATAAAAAATTAAATGCCGATAAGTTGGAAGAAGAAATTAGTGCTTTGATGCAAGATGAGGATGTAACTAAAAAATCGGGTATTTATCACTATGTTTTATCAAGACAGGAGAAATATTTAAATATACGATCATTCACCGACAAAATGAAACGAGAGGCTTACGAAAAACAAAAAGGTATTTGTTCCAAATGTAGTAAAAAATTTGAGCTAAAAGATATGGAAGCAGATCACATAAAGCCATGGCATGAAGGAGGCAAAACGATTGCTGAAAATTGCCAGTTGTTATGCAAGCAATGTAATAGAACTAAATCAGGAAATTAA
- a CDS encoding adenine-specific methyltransferase EcoRI family protein, producing the protein MNKAALVKKDDIHYLAIVSMELGDIKKPSIMEIMEIRNGLGINLNQLINGLMNNNFLNKGLHKAAKAKNDEFYTQLADIEKELKHYKDQFYGKTVYCNCDDPYESNFFKYFATNFNALGLKKLITTSFFPSPITGRQLSLLEIEGLKPEGKEPFKIQINEVKDLDSDGAIGLSDVELLLKHDSNVAEPLEGNGDFRSDECIELLKEAEIVVTNPPFSLLREYLAQLTEYNKKFLIIGNTNSMTYKEVFKLFKENKIRTGYTNFNVGMYFVVPDNWEKFHHIDKEGNKVARVSTSCWFTNLEVSKHREELTLYKKYNREEYPKYENYDAINVNKYKDIPFDYDGLMGVPITFLDKHNPDQFEIIGLGISSSGIEIGVQPYKEEHRKYRKEVQKRGAVNGDLYMINNGVVKVPYARVIIKKRKLTKHHEN; encoded by the coding sequence TTGAATAAAGCAGCATTAGTTAAGAAGGATGATATTCATTATTTGGCTATAGTCTCAATGGAGCTAGGTGATATAAAAAAACCTTCAATAATGGAAATTATGGAGATTAGGAATGGTTTGGGCATAAATTTAAATCAACTAATAAATGGACTTATGAACAATAACTTTTTAAATAAAGGCCTGCATAAAGCCGCTAAAGCAAAAAATGATGAGTTCTATACTCAACTTGCTGATATTGAAAAAGAATTAAAACACTATAAGGACCAGTTTTATGGCAAAACAGTATATTGCAATTGTGATGATCCCTATGAAAGCAATTTTTTTAAATATTTTGCCACCAATTTCAATGCCCTAGGTCTAAAAAAACTTATCACAACTAGTTTTTTTCCGTCACCGATTACGGGTAGACAGTTATCATTGCTTGAAATTGAGGGATTGAAACCCGAAGGAAAAGAACCCTTTAAAATTCAAATTAACGAGGTAAAAGATCTTGATTCGGACGGAGCAATAGGTTTATCAGATGTTGAGTTGCTACTTAAACATGATTCTAATGTAGCCGAGCCCCTTGAGGGTAATGGAGATTTTCGTAGTGATGAGTGTATTGAGTTACTTAAAGAAGCTGAAATTGTCGTGACAAACCCTCCTTTTTCGTTGTTGCGTGAATATCTTGCTCAGTTAACTGAATACAATAAGAAATTTTTAATAATAGGTAATACGAACTCAATGACTTATAAGGAAGTTTTTAAATTATTTAAGGAAAATAAGATCAGAACAGGTTACACCAATTTTAATGTGGGCATGTATTTTGTAGTGCCCGATAATTGGGAAAAATTCCATCATATTGATAAAGAAGGAAACAAGGTTGCCCGCGTATCAACTTCTTGCTGGTTTACTAATTTGGAAGTATCAAAGCATAGAGAAGAATTAACTCTCTACAAAAAATATAACCGTGAAGAATATCCTAAATATGAAAACTATGATGCTATTAATGTAAATAAATACAAAGATATACCTTTTGATTATGATGGTTTAATGGGTGTTCCAATTACCTTCCTCGATAAACATAATCCGGATCAGTTTGAAATCATTGGCTTAGGTATATCTAGTTCTGGAATTGAAATTGGTGTTCAGCCATACAAGGAAGAACACAGGAAATATAGAAAAGAAGTTCAAAAAAGAGGAGCTGTTAATGGTGATTTATATATGATTAACAATGGAGTAGTTAAAGTTCCTTATGCAAGAGTTATTATTAAAAAAAGGAAATTAACTAAACATCATGAAAATTGA
- a CDS encoding IS4 family transposase codes for MATTLIGTKTQPVIIVDWSPVSADCKHYFLRASVTGIGRSMTIYEGVHLQKHYANNTIHTHFLRKLRSILPENCHPIVVTDAGFRNTWFRLITKLGWDFIGRVRFQTLIKIGDEDWVYVKRLYPKATTTPKYLSRATIARANPLNADLYIYKERSKGRIKKTIQGVKCQSGNSKKYAKGANEPWLIITSLSKGLNTAKK; via the coding sequence GTGGCTACTACTTTGATAGGCACTAAAACACAACCAGTAATAATTGTTGATTGGTCTCCAGTATCAGCTGATTGTAAGCATTACTTTCTACGAGCATCAGTTACCGGAATAGGTCGTTCAATGACTATCTATGAGGGGGTTCATCTTCAGAAGCATTATGCAAATAATACTATTCATACCCATTTTTTAAGAAAATTACGCTCCATTCTACCCGAGAACTGTCATCCTATTGTTGTTACAGATGCAGGTTTTAGAAACACATGGTTTAGGCTTATTACTAAATTAGGATGGGATTTTATTGGGAGAGTAAGGTTTCAGACGTTGATAAAAATAGGTGATGAAGATTGGGTCTATGTGAAACGCTTATATCCGAAAGCGACAACGACACCTAAATACCTAAGTCGAGCGACCATTGCCAGAGCAAATCCACTGAATGCAGACCTTTATATCTATAAGGAACGTAGTAAAGGTCGTATAAAAAAGACGATTCAAGGAGTAAAGTGTCAATCAGGCAATAGTAAGAAATATGCTAAAGGAGCTAATGAGCCATGGCTAATTATTACGTCTCTTTCAAAAGGCTTAAATACCGCTAAAAAATAA
- a CDS encoding helix-turn-helix transcriptional regulator codes for MMIQSPENIGRYIRKVRKELNVTQKDLALTAGTGLRFIIDLENGKPTCQIGKMLQVLQVLGIQLNLSHTDFENEKS; via the coding sequence ATGATGATTCAATCTCCAGAAAATATAGGACGTTATATTCGCAAAGTTCGTAAAGAACTTAATGTTACCCAAAAAGATTTGGCTTTAACTGCTGGAACTGGATTGCGTTTTATTATTGATTTGGAAAATGGAAAGCCCACTTGCCAAATTGGAAAAATGCTGCAAGTACTACAAGTACTTGGGATTCAACTCAACTTATCTCATACTGATTTCGAAAATGAAAAATCATAA
- a CDS encoding type II toxin-antitoxin system HipA family toxin, which yields MKNHKLDVYLNQTLAGQLSIDTHGDMSFVYDEGYLENNKNLPLSHSLPLQQAPYSTKQCRPFFSGLLPEAHMRTAIARQLGISEKNDFALLAAIGGECAGAVMILPQNTSITQLKPDYKIIKKQDVLEILQTMHQRPMIVGEDGIRLSLAGAQDKLPVAIIEGNLAIPMNGAPSTHILKPINRDFPSLIENESFCLNLAQKIGLNAVDASIHYADGTPYLLVKRYDRVETEQGIQRLHQEDFCQAMGISPEMKYQREGGPQISECFGFIREISSLPVLDIKELLQGILFNVIIGNNDAHSKNFSLLYHGSKVRLAPFYDLISTVYYPNLASKMAMKVGSKYDFDGLFPRHFIQMAEEARLSGALVRKEVLNLISKIQKNITPSPFTSIILQRADKLFQKFQKASTG from the coding sequence ATGAAAAATCATAAACTTGATGTCTATCTTAACCAAACACTAGCAGGCCAATTAAGTATCGATACGCATGGCGATATGTCTTTTGTGTATGATGAAGGTTACCTGGAAAACAATAAAAATCTCCCGTTGTCACACTCCCTTCCCCTTCAACAAGCCCCTTACTCAACGAAGCAATGCCGTCCGTTTTTTAGCGGACTATTGCCTGAAGCCCATATGCGTACTGCTATTGCCCGTCAATTGGGTATCAGTGAAAAAAATGATTTTGCCTTATTAGCAGCTATTGGTGGTGAGTGTGCCGGAGCTGTGATGATATTACCTCAAAATACATCCATAACTCAGCTAAAGCCAGACTATAAAATTATCAAAAAACAAGATGTATTAGAAATCCTGCAAACCATGCATCAAAGACCCATGATAGTCGGTGAGGATGGAATTCGTTTATCCCTTGCTGGAGCTCAGGATAAACTTCCAGTTGCCATTATTGAAGGAAATCTCGCAATACCAATGAACGGTGCACCGAGTACTCATATTTTAAAACCAATTAATCGAGACTTTCCCTCCTTAATTGAAAATGAATCTTTCTGCCTTAATCTGGCACAAAAAATTGGATTAAATGCTGTGGACGCATCAATCCATTATGCTGATGGTACCCCTTATCTGTTGGTTAAACGTTATGATCGGGTTGAGACAGAGCAAGGAATCCAACGTCTTCATCAAGAAGATTTTTGTCAGGCAATGGGCATTAGCCCTGAAATGAAATATCAGCGAGAAGGCGGCCCCCAAATTAGTGAGTGCTTTGGTTTTATAAGAGAGATATCAAGCCTCCCTGTGCTTGACATAAAAGAATTATTACAAGGGATTCTGTTTAATGTCATTATTGGCAACAATGATGCACATAGCAAAAACTTCTCTTTGCTCTATCATGGTTCAAAAGTTCGTTTAGCACCTTTCTACGATCTGATTTCAACCGTATATTATCCTAATCTTGCCAGTAAAATGGCGATGAAAGTTGGAAGTAAATATGATTTTGATGGCCTATTTCCACGCCACTTTATACAAATGGCAGAGGAGGCTCGTTTATCGGGTGCCTTAGTGCGTAAAGAAGTCTTGAATCTAATTAGCAAAATTCAAAAGAACATAACCCCTAGCCCCTTTACCAGCATCATTTTACAACGTGCTGACAAATTATTTCAAAAGTTCCAGAAGGCTTCAACAGGATAA
- a CDS encoding cupin, with product MQIIKSSLFTGNFAWQALDIAQISNASIRLHWADQPYIWHKNDGDEVFVVLSGKVIMHYREGGVENQKELNSGDICYLKEGCEHVAYPKGAARILVIEKAGSI from the coding sequence ATGCAAATAATTAAATCATCATTATTTACTGGCAATTTTGCATGGCAAGCATTAGATATTGCTCAAATATCTAATGCGAGCATTAGACTTCATTGGGCAGATCAACCATATATTTGGCATAAGAATGATGGAGATGAGGTTTTTGTTGTGCTGTCTGGAAAAGTGATTATGCACTACCGTGAGGGTGGTGTAGAAAATCAAAAAGAATTAAATAGTGGGGACATATGTTATTTGAAAGAAGGATGTGAGCATGTAGCTTATCCAAAAGGGGCTGCAAGAATACTTGTCATAGAGAAAGCTGGTAGTATTTAA
- a CDS encoding LysR family transcriptional regulator yields MDKLNLNLLRALYALLTCRHLTLASKKMGISQSSMSIYLKQLREHFHDDLLVRGQGNIMQLTPLANSLIGKTRQALSLIETLFTISDTFNPLTSERSFSIGMTDLVSILLTPSLILRLEQEAPGIKLNIKHPSYLNSAEVFESGDIDLMIGMFERVPESLKQQKLFQDEAVIVGGSNHPGIQEGKICIQELLKYPLIQFSLRETPFYNYFDRYLRQLGHDKRVSISVGQGIMPLLALTDSHYLTLSIRQVAEKLSHLIPLSIASVPFEVDPFHCYQYWHQKDDVDPGHRWFREMVRSIAKKCYLK; encoded by the coding sequence ATGGATAAACTTAATCTCAATTTATTACGCGCTCTGTATGCGCTATTAACCTGTCGTCATCTAACTCTTGCTAGCAAAAAAATGGGCATAAGCCAATCCTCAATGAGTATTTATTTGAAGCAACTTCGTGAGCATTTCCATGATGATCTGCTTGTTCGCGGTCAAGGTAATATCATGCAACTGACTCCTTTGGCTAACTCGTTGATAGGAAAAACCCGACAAGCACTCTCACTGATTGAAACACTATTTACTATTTCTGACACCTTTAATCCTTTAACTTCAGAAAGAAGTTTCTCAATTGGTATGACTGATTTGGTGTCGATTTTATTGACTCCAAGCCTGATTCTCCGATTGGAACAAGAGGCTCCGGGGATAAAATTGAATATTAAGCATCCTAGCTATTTAAATTCGGCGGAAGTGTTTGAGTCCGGTGATATTGATTTAATGATTGGTATGTTTGAGAGAGTTCCAGAAAGCTTAAAGCAACAAAAATTGTTTCAAGATGAAGCCGTCATCGTTGGGGGCAGTAACCACCCAGGAATCCAAGAAGGGAAAATTTGCATTCAAGAACTATTAAAGTACCCATTAATTCAATTCTCATTAAGAGAAACCCCTTTTTACAATTATTTCGATCGTTATTTACGTCAACTAGGACATGACAAACGGGTTTCTATTAGCGTAGGACAGGGGATCATGCCTTTACTTGCCCTGACTGATTCTCATTATCTTACATTAAGCATTCGCCAAGTAGCTGAAAAGTTATCTCATTTGATACCATTAAGTATTGCTTCAGTTCCCTTTGAGGTTGACCCTTTTCATTGCTATCAATATTGGCATCAAAAAGATGATGTTGATCCTGGGCATCGTTGGTTCCGGGAAATGGTTCGCAGTATAGCCAAGAAATGTTATTTGAAATAA
- the mgtA gene encoding magnesium-translocating P-type ATPase encodes MKVNYDLNDLSTYDQNQLLKELNSSLEGLSNIQAQKLLTEYGTNEILRKPYHVIIFEAISHSINPLVAILFFAALISAFTGNEINAAIIISIIIISIGLDYFQSHRALIAIKMLQKKIATTVTVLRENQWLDIPAKELVSGDLFRLSAGDMVPADSILLKSKDLHIHQAALTGESMPVEKEAIPLKIKPQNPLDAHNVIFSGSSVIGGSATALAINTGSDTLFGHIAESLKKKPPHTEFEQGMMRFSAFIMKMVFLLVIFVFSINIYMHRPLLDSLLFAVALAVGLTPELLPMITTVTLAAGAVRMSKKKVIIKNLSAIQNFGSIDILCSDKTGTLTSGEMELTQYLDFSGEQSEFVMLLAYLNSLYITEIKSPFNIAVLEKAKLNPLDLAILKHDHPDIQPYHKVDEIPFDFERRRSSVIVSKNENHLFICKGAPENIMSVCSYYDFSGEKQIFTEKEQQQCELLFQSLSTQGYRVLAIAYKLMNQQLKYTRRDEKEMIFAGFLAFTDPLLEDIPAVVKDLRHEGINIKILSGDNLIVTQHICKKVGMDTNRILTGEEISKITDDALTSLAEQIDIYARINPMQKQRIISALQKRGHVVGYLGDGINDVPSLHHADVGISVASAVDIAREAADIVLLEHHLKVLLNGLMEGRKSFRNVMKYLMMGTSSNFGNMISMAIAVLFLPFLPMLPRQILLNNLLYDISQITIPTDRVDPGSIHRYRKLDINIIRQFMLYVGPISSIFDFLTFFVMLKIFSANESLFQTGWFVESLATQTLVIFIIRTSKKPWQSIPSIPLTATVLLIVMVGIWLPFSPLSGLFGFVPLPPLYFLFLITATFAYLFLVEVIKKKIMWKLY; translated from the coding sequence ATGAAAGTAAACTATGACTTAAATGACTTATCAACTTATGACCAGAACCAACTTTTAAAGGAGCTGAATAGTTCATTGGAAGGACTAAGCAATATCCAAGCGCAAAAACTGTTAACTGAATATGGTACAAATGAAATTCTAAGAAAACCTTATCATGTCATTATATTTGAAGCCATTTCGCACTCTATTAATCCTTTAGTTGCCATTTTATTTTTTGCGGCTTTAATTTCAGCATTTACAGGAAATGAAATTAATGCCGCAATAATAATTAGCATCATTATCATTAGCATTGGTCTGGATTATTTTCAAAGTCATCGTGCACTTATTGCAATTAAAATGTTACAAAAGAAAATAGCAACTACAGTAACAGTCTTACGTGAAAATCAATGGTTAGATATACCTGCAAAAGAATTAGTTTCTGGTGATTTATTTCGATTATCTGCTGGTGATATGGTACCTGCAGACTCCATACTTTTAAAATCAAAAGACCTTCATATTCACCAAGCTGCACTAACTGGGGAATCAATGCCAGTTGAAAAGGAAGCTATCCCCCTAAAGATCAAACCCCAAAATCCTCTTGACGCACACAATGTTATATTTTCAGGCTCATCTGTAATCGGGGGTAGCGCAACAGCACTGGCAATTAATACGGGAAGTGATACTTTATTCGGACACATCGCAGAAAGCTTAAAGAAGAAACCACCACATACAGAATTTGAACAAGGCATGATGCGGTTCAGCGCTTTTATCATGAAAATGGTATTTCTGTTGGTAATCTTTGTATTTTCAATCAACATATACATGCACAGACCATTACTTGATTCCTTACTGTTTGCTGTTGCGCTTGCCGTAGGCCTTACACCCGAATTACTTCCAATGATCACTACAGTGACTTTAGCGGCTGGTGCCGTTCGCATGTCAAAAAAAAAGGTAATTATCAAAAATTTATCAGCAATCCAAAACTTCGGAAGCATTGATATTTTATGTAGTGATAAAACAGGCACTCTAACAAGCGGAGAGATGGAGTTAACACAATACCTGGATTTTTCAGGTGAACAATCTGAATTTGTAATGTTATTAGCCTACTTAAACAGCTTATATATAACAGAAATCAAGAGTCCCTTTAATATTGCCGTATTAGAAAAAGCAAAATTAAATCCATTAGATTTAGCGATCCTAAAGCATGATCATCCTGATATTCAACCGTACCATAAGGTAGATGAAATTCCCTTTGATTTTGAGCGCCGGCGTTCAAGTGTCATTGTTAGCAAAAATGAAAATCACCTGTTTATTTGTAAAGGTGCTCCTGAAAACATTATGAGTGTGTGCTCATATTATGATTTTTCAGGTGAAAAACAAATTTTTACCGAAAAAGAACAACAACAATGTGAATTGCTTTTCCAATCCTTAAGCACACAAGGATATCGAGTCTTAGCTATTGCCTATAAACTAATGAATCAACAACTTAAATATACTCGCAGAGATGAAAAAGAAATGATCTTCGCAGGTTTTTTAGCCTTTACTGATCCTCTTCTTGAAGATATTCCAGCAGTAGTTAAAGATTTGCGCCATGAAGGAATAAATATAAAAATCTTATCTGGTGATAATTTAATTGTTACTCAACACATCTGTAAAAAAGTTGGTATGGATACAAACCGTATTTTGACAGGAGAAGAAATTTCAAAAATTACCGACGATGCGCTTACCTCACTAGCAGAACAAATCGATATTTATGCTCGTATAAACCCTATGCAGAAACAGAGGATAATCTCTGCTCTACAAAAAAGAGGTCATGTCGTCGGTTATCTTGGAGATGGGATAAATGATGTACCATCTTTACATCATGCTGATGTGGGAATTTCGGTTGCCTCTGCTGTTGACATTGCTCGTGAAGCAGCAGATATAGTTTTGCTGGAACACCATCTAAAAGTTTTATTAAACGGACTCATGGAAGGTCGTAAGTCGTTTAGAAACGTCATGAAATATCTCATGATGGGTACAAGCTCAAATTTTGGCAATATGATTAGTATGGCAATTGCAGTCCTGTTTTTACCTTTTTTACCGATGCTCCCCAGACAAATATTATTGAATAATTTACTTTATGATATCTCTCAAATAACGATACCCACTGATCGTGTAGATCCCGGATCAATACATAGATATAGGAAATTAGATATTAATATAATTCGTCAATTTATGCTCTATGTTGGGCCTATTAGTTCTATATTTGATTTTTTAACATTTTTTGTCATGTTAAAAATATTTTCTGCCAATGAGTCGCTGTTCCAAACTGGTTGGTTTGTCGAATCTTTAGCAACTCAAACTTTAGTTATTTTTATTATCCGCACGTCTAAAAAACCTTGGCAAAGTATACCAAGCATCCCTTTAACAGCGACGGTTCTGTTAATAGTTATGGTGGGAATATGGTTACCATTCAGCCCACTTTCTGGATTATTTGGATTTGTACCCTTGCCACCATTGTATTTTCTTTTTTTGATTACAGCGACGTTTGCTTACTTATTTCTGGTTGAAGTAATTAAAAAAAAGATCATGTGGAAATTATATTAA
- a CDS encoding SNARE domain-containing protein, protein MKKNSSTKKILSSLSNTELQEKQELMMKEQDQQLNILLKTVNRTHEIAEAIHKELTSQNKLIDGLNEYIEKTDVKVENTTKRVEALIPEVRSSCFLM, encoded by the coding sequence ATGAAGAAAAATAGCAGTACTAAAAAAATATTATCTTCTTTAAGCAATACGGAATTACAGGAAAAACAAGAGCTGATGATGAAAGAGCAAGATCAACAGTTGAACATTTTATTAAAAACTGTAAATCGAACTCATGAGATCGCCGAAGCGATACACAAAGAATTGACCAGTCAAAATAAATTAATTGATGGACTAAATGAGTATATAGAAAAGACTGATGTTAAAGTAGAAAATACGACAAAAAGGGTAGAAGCTCTTATCCCTGAAGTAAGGTCAAGTTGTTTCTTGATGTAA
- a CDS encoding methyltransferase domain-containing protein, whose amino-acid sequence MKSSEICPFGPKLQQYWDKRYDYFHRFDEGVQTDSEGLHTVMPEEAALTQAKLFNNAKIVVDGFCGIGGSAIALARTGKKVIAIEMDSVRLAMAKNNARVYGVEHHITFVHGDFFDVAAEIKADAVLIDPPWGWPRYRKIEEFRLQHFNPNGSKLLSYVLDHFNKIVLRAPKTFITSELDQFNVDYEIHSDKLHHSIMSISICITNHSKRKPGYFF is encoded by the coding sequence ATGAAGTCATCTGAAATTTGCCCATTTGGCCCTAAATTGCAACAATATTGGGATAAGCGATACGATTATTTTCATCGCTTTGATGAGGGGGTTCAGACAGACTCTGAAGGTTTGCATACCGTTATGCCTGAAGAGGCTGCGCTCACTCAAGCCAAATTATTCAATAATGCGAAGATTGTAGTAGATGGTTTTTGTGGTATTGGCGGGTCGGCTATTGCTCTGGCAAGAACAGGTAAAAAAGTCATTGCTATCGAAATGGATTCCGTCCGTTTAGCAATGGCTAAAAATAATGCTCGTGTTTATGGTGTTGAACATCATATCACGTTTGTTCATGGAGATTTTTTCGATGTTGCTGCTGAGATAAAAGCTGATGCTGTCCTTATCGACCCGCCATGGGGATGGCCTCGTTACAGAAAGATAGAAGAATTTCGTTTGCAGCATTTTAATCCGAATGGAAGTAAATTACTCAGTTATGTGCTTGATCATTTCAATAAAATTGTATTACGTGCACCAAAAACATTTATCACTTCAGAATTAGATCAATTTAATGTCGACTATGAGATTCATTCGGATAAGCTTCATCATTCAATCATGTCTATTTCTATATGCATCACTAACCATTCCAAAAGGAAGCCTGGATACTTTTTTTAA